In Streptomyces hawaiiensis, one genomic interval encodes:
- a CDS encoding SMP-30/gluconolactonase/LRE family protein: MPGEQPQLYETLDERFRTGRCQAGDSRLETLFEGCRWAEGPVYVPAGRYLVWSDIPNDRLLRWDETTGAVGVFRSPAGYPNGSTLDGQGRLITCEQGNRRVTRTEHDGSVTVIAERFRGKRLNSPNDAVVKSDGSIWFSDPEFGIATDYEGHRAESEIGARNVYRVDPASGEVRVVADGFQGPNGLVFSPDERRLFVSDSVANHIRVFDVHEDGTALSGGEVFAACAHGNFDNIRFDDEGRLWAAAMAGGVHCYDPDGTLIGRILVPGTVANVRFGGARRNRLFIAADTTLYSLMMSVTGTPALPVSR, encoded by the coding sequence ATGCCCGGTGAGCAGCCCCAGCTGTACGAGACCCTCGACGAGCGGTTCCGGACGGGCAGGTGCCAGGCGGGGGACTCACGGCTGGAGACTCTTTTCGAAGGGTGCCGGTGGGCCGAGGGGCCCGTGTACGTGCCCGCCGGGCGGTACCTGGTGTGGAGCGACATCCCCAACGACCGGCTGCTGCGCTGGGACGAGACCACCGGGGCCGTAGGGGTCTTCCGCTCCCCCGCCGGGTACCCGAACGGCAGCACCCTGGACGGCCAGGGCCGTCTCATCACCTGTGAGCAGGGCAACCGGCGGGTGACCCGGACCGAGCACGACGGCTCGGTCACGGTGATCGCGGAGCGGTTCCGGGGCAAGCGGCTCAACAGCCCGAACGACGCCGTCGTGAAGTCGGACGGGTCGATCTGGTTCTCCGACCCGGAGTTCGGGATCGCCACCGACTACGAGGGGCACCGCGCCGAGAGCGAGATCGGGGCCCGGAACGTCTACCGCGTCGACCCCGCGAGCGGCGAGGTGCGGGTGGTCGCCGACGGGTTCCAGGGGCCCAACGGGCTGGTCTTCTCGCCGGACGAGCGGCGGTTGTTCGTGTCCGACAGCGTCGCCAACCACATCCGTGTCTTCGACGTCCACGAGGACGGGACGGCCCTCTCCGGCGGCGAGGTCTTCGCCGCGTGCGCGCACGGCAACTTCGACAACATCCGGTTCGACGACGAGGGCCGGCTCTGGGCCGCCGCCATGGCCGGGGGCGTGCACTGCTACGACCCCGACGGCACGCTGATCGGCCGCATCCTGGTGCCCGGCACCGTCGCCAACGTGCGGTTCGGCGGCGCCCGGCGCAACCGCCTGTTCATCGCCGCCGACACCACCCTGTACTCCTTGATGATGTCGGTCACCGGCACCCCGGCCCTGCCGGTCAGCCGGTGA